From Daphnia pulicaria isolate SC F1-1A chromosome 4, SC_F0-13Bv2, whole genome shotgun sequence, one genomic window encodes:
- the LOC124336635 gene encoding uncharacterized protein LOC124336635, with protein sequence METMDSLGCDWLLNDLGPPPDAILRIPPPPLPHFIDRNYLHEMAVAAAGISDFDKGNNDTVPCHWCHWARRLDLVGSISVTSGTEMALEDTWFFVILASCLMLTLGALLSGLIYLRLNGKTLKGAWDFGSFLTENGSILIGNNDTGISPTIGGERHHNGSVMMPVRTVASHQSEGSIIKADCQAVCSSGDMGEHFLGGGNCSRAGSAVPAAAQRHVTTPSSFPPLTRALWAGVKTCAEGNHYTITHAQPFDQKQQRSSSLSPMVIHDLEQPDEDSAGYTTLHLGATTSALISNAENQMYYCCTDLMMIPQPMNSGPVHHQPVTSLDDSTDQTCEGNQNPPLYVNMSPLHPLSSPKMSYPLINPIYPSPCRSQPTVPHANNSPTEETIVRNCSTRQHSQA encoded by the exons ATGGAAACGATGGATTCCCTGGGCTGCGATTGGCTCCTCAACGATCTGGGACCTCCTCCCGATGCCATTCTGCGgatccctcctcctccgcttCCGCATTTCATTGATCGGAATTATCTTCACGAAATGGCTGTGGCTGCAGCCGGGATCTCTGATTTCGACAAGGGCAACAACGATACGGTGCCATGTCACTGGTGTCATTGGGCCAGAAGGCTTGACTTGGTCGGATCGATTAGCGTCACATCAGGCACTG AAATGGCCCTTGAAGATACttggttttttgttattctggCATCCTGTTTGATGCTCACGCTAGGAGCGTTGCTCTCTGGTTTGATCTACTTGAGATTAAATGG GAAAACGCTGAAAGGAGCCTGGGATTTCGGAAGCTTCCTGACGGAAAACGGCTCCATTTTGATAGGCAACAACGACACGGGCATCTCACCAACAATCGGCGGAGAAAGGCACCACAATGGCAGCGTAATGATGCCGGTAAGAACAGTTGCCAGTCATCAAAGCGAAGGCAGCATCATAAAAGCCGATTGCCAGGCCGTCTGCTCCTCTGGCGATATGGGCGAGCATTTCCTTGGTGGTGGTAATTGCAGCCGGGCGGGCTCGGCGgtgcctgctgctgctcagcGACACGTCACAACACCTTCGTCCTTTCCACCTTTGACGCGTGCTCTGTGGGCTGGAGTCAAAACTTGCGCCGAGGGCAATCATTACACTATAACACACGCCCAACCTTTCGACCAGAAGCAACAACGTTCATCATCGCTCTCCCCGATGGTTATTCATGATCTGGAGCAGCCGGATGAAGACTCGGCTGGATACACAACCCTTCACCTTGGCGCCACGACATCCGCCCTCATCTCCAACGCCGAAAACCAAATGTATTACTGTTGCACAGATTTGATGATGATCCCCCAGCCGATGAATTCCGGCCCAGTGCACCACCAACCAGTCACATCGCTAGACGATTCCACCGATCAGACGTGCGAAGGCAATCAGAATCCGCCGCTCTATGTTAATATGTCTCCCTTGCATCCGCTATCCAGCCCAAAGATGAGTTACCCCCTCATCAACCCCATCTATCCATCGCCCTGTCGATCGCAGCCAACCGTTCCGCACGCCAACAATTCACCGACGGAAGAAACGATCGTCAGAAATTGCTCGACGAGACAACACTCGCAGGCGTGA